The genomic window CATAGCAATACAGTCACAAATGCCACAGTTAACCAAAACATAGCCATCAAATCTGAGTACAATACCACAATGGCATCAGTCAACCAAAAGATAGCCATAATCAACCAAAACATAACCAAAAAATCTGAGACAAAAAATTCATAATGGTATCAGTACCCCAAAAGATAGGCAAAGTCAACCAAAACATAGCCAAAAAATCTGAGTACAATATCCATGAAAGTATTAGTCAACCAAAAGACAGCCAAAAATCTGAGTACAATGAAAAATATTGCAACATCCATACCATAATGGTATCAGTACATTCAACCAATAAAATCGACATATTCTACTTGGCATAACCAGTACATTCAACcaataaaatcgaaaaaatagCAGTTCATTTTCTTGGTCTCTTGGAGCCACAATGTCGCAACCTTGACATCCTTGCAGTTGCAGCTGGTTGCTTTCTCTTTGAGGATCTACTTTGATGGCTTTCTTGGTTGGTACCACTTATAGGCTGATTTGGCTCCTGTATGTAAGTTCTCATGGTTAGTATGTATGTAAGTATATTCCAGGACCCAAAAATAGATAATTACTTTTTAGTACCTGTGAAAGTGTAGTAGCAGTAGTACTTGAGACACTAGCCTGAGTTGTAGAAGCTACGGATGTTGCATTTGAAGCTGTTGGACCAACTTTAAGTGCCTATAGTTCAAATCGAATTTAATGAGTGTATAAGTagcaataaaacacactaaaccATAGTGACAGTAGAATGTAAAATGTTATATTACTTTGTAAAGTTTAGACTTAGGGTGAATCCCTGATTTGCAAGTTGGTATGTTATGTCCAGATTTCAAACACCTCTGACAGTAAACTGCAAGACCTTTCCTACTTGCTTTCTGCTGATTTGTAGGCTCTTCTGGACCCTTCTTCCTCTATTTTTTGGCCTACCAGGCTGTTTTTTCACCAATGGTGGGTTCAAATATTGCATTTTCCTATCTACCCAGAACTGCTTCGAAGGAACGGGACCAATTGTGAAGTTGTAGGCCCTTAAATATGCCTCCCTATGGTAACAAGCATTAACATAGTCCTCAAATTTCAACTTTCTACTCTGAATGCAGGCAACCGCATGCACGCAAGGAATGCCACTAAACTGAAAATGACCACAGGTACATGTTTTCATCTCCAAATTGACAACATTTGTCCTTCCATAGCCATCAACTTCCAAATTCCCATTTCCTCCATAAACCGCAACACAATTTCTTGCCTTTATCTTAAACTTCTCTAACTTCTCATAAATGTTTGGACATAAAGTGCCACCATGTTTCAGCATGCCCTCTCGTTTGGTTACCAACCTTTGCATTAATCTCCTCCGAATCCACTTC from Coffea eugenioides isolate CCC68of unplaced genomic scaffold, Ceug_1.0 ScVebR1_3227;HRSCAF=4402, whole genome shotgun sequence includes these protein-coding regions:
- the LOC113757672 gene encoding uncharacterized protein LOC113757672, whose translation is MFWEVAAATSMPEHETAIANLARADLQEGDKLTTAGWFKRLPPKLWSIAHFSTACRSDTCVNNMSESWNNYILKARGKPIITMLKWIRRRLMQRLVTKREGMLKHGGTLCPNIYEKLEKFKIKARNCVAVYGGNGNLEVDGYGRTNVVNLEMKTCTCGHFQFSGIPCVHAVACIQSRKLKFEDYVNACYHREAYLRAYNFTIGPVPSKQFWVDRKMQYLNPPLVKKQPGRPKNRGRRVQKSLQISRKQVGKVLQFTALKVGPTASNATSVASTTQASVSSTTATTLSQ